A single genomic interval of Fusobacterium russii ATCC 25533 harbors:
- a CDS encoding ATP-binding protein, protein MLVEELIKLVKNIKKNKSESQNIEIKAANQGTPKRLYDTLSSFSNQDSGGIIIFGIDESKDFEIVGVYDLQDLQKSVTEQCNQMSPVVRGVFTFAEIDDKFICSLEVPSIDLIERPCYYKGAGKIKGSYIRVGEADLPMTDYEIYSYEAYKRHLHDDEREVPRATASTMDIFEIEKYIQEKRYEKPKFAKLNDEQAYEILNIKRNGNFTLASVLNFGIYPQGIFPQLAITAIVSAGNEIGETGKDNERFLDNKRIEGTLSEMLEEAIIFCKRNMKTKTIIDNKSGKRIDKTEYPINAIREAILNALIHRDYSIHTEGTPIQINFFNNRLEIRNPGGLYGRMTVEQLGKTRADLRNPTLAVMAENINKTENRYSGIPTIRLEMKEYNLPEPKFISTNGEFIVILYNTLQIDENISVEDRIINFCTTPRSRKEIADYLGMKTAVYTYSKYIEPLIKANKLGLTIPEKPTSKFQKYYKI, encoded by the coding sequence ATGTTAGTGGAAGAATTAATAAAATTAGTAAAAAATATTAAAAAAAATAAAAGTGAATCACAAAATATAGAAATAAAAGCAGCAAATCAAGGAACCCCTAAAAGGCTGTATGATACATTATCCAGCTTTTCAAATCAAGATTCAGGAGGGATTATCATATTTGGAATAGATGAAAGCAAAGATTTTGAAATTGTAGGTGTATATGATTTACAAGATTTACAAAAATCCGTAACAGAACAATGTAATCAAATGAGCCCAGTAGTTAGAGGTGTTTTTACTTTTGCAGAAATAGATGATAAATTTATATGTTCGCTTGAAGTTCCAAGCATAGATTTGATAGAAAGACCTTGTTATTATAAAGGAGCCGGGAAAATAAAAGGTTCATACATAAGAGTTGGAGAAGCTGATTTACCTATGACTGACTATGAAATTTATAGTTACGAAGCATATAAAAGACACCTTCATGATGATGAGAGAGAAGTCCCTAGAGCAACTGCTTCAACTATGGATATATTTGAAATTGAAAAATATATTCAAGAAAAAAGATATGAGAAGCCTAAGTTTGCAAAATTAAATGATGAACAAGCCTATGAAATATTAAATATAAAAAGAAATGGAAATTTTACCCTTGCTTCAGTTTTGAATTTTGGAATATATCCTCAAGGAATATTCCCTCAGCTTGCAATAACAGCCATCGTTAGTGCAGGAAATGAAATAGGGGAAACTGGAAAAGATAATGAAAGATTTTTGGATAATAAAAGAATAGAGGGCACTTTATCTGAAATGCTGGAAGAAGCAATAATTTTTTGTAAAAGAAATATGAAAACTAAAACTATTATTGATAATAAAAGTGGTAAGCGAATTGATAAAACGGAATATCCAATAAACGCAATAAGGGAGGCAATATTAAATGCACTTATTCATAGAGATTATTCTATACATACAGAAGGAACTCCTATACAAATAAATTTCTTTAATAATCGTTTAGAAATTCGTAATCCGGGTGGACTTTACGGAAGAATGACAGTTGAACAGTTAGGAAAAACTAGAGCAGATTTAAGAAACCCAACTCTTGCAGTTATGGCAGAAAATATAAATAAGACCGAAAATCGTTATTCAGGTATCCCTACAATAAGATTAGAGATGAAAGAGTATAACTTACCTGAACCAAAATTTATAAGCACAAATGGAGAATTTATAGTTATTTTATATAATACTTTACAAATCGATGAAAATATTTCTGTTGAAGATAGAATAATTAATTTCTGCACTACACCTAGAAGTAGAAAAGAAATTGCTGACTATTTAGGAATGAAGACAGCAGTATACACTTATTCAAAATATATTGAGCCACTTATTAAAGCTAATAAGCTAGGTCTAACAATACCTGAAAAACCAACAAGTAAATTCCAAAAATATTATAAAATATAG
- a CDS encoding type II toxin-antitoxin system death-on-curing family toxin, which translates to MRFLNVEDMIEIHESLIAVYGGLNGVRNENLLHSSIEQIHQTFAGEDLYPSLEEKTARLGYSIIRNHPFLDGNKRTGLTLMLHTLLINNIILDDDYINKSLSFIQSLASGEKSYEDVLEWIKKVIK; encoded by the coding sequence ATGAGATTCTTAAATGTTGAAGATATGATAGAAATACATGAAAGCCTAATAGCTGTTTATGGAGGTCTGAATGGAGTCAGAAATGAAAATTTACTTCACTCTTCTATTGAACAGATACATCAAACTTTTGCTGGAGAAGATTTATATCCCAGTTTAGAGGAAAAAACTGCTAGATTAGGCTATAGCATTATAAGAAATCATCCTTTCTTAGATGGAAATAAAAGAACAGGACTAACTTTAATGCTTCATACTTTGCTTATAAATAATATTATTTTAGATGATGACTACATTAATAAAAGTCTTTCATTTATTCAGTCTTTAGCTTCAGGTGAAAAATCATACGAAGATGTTTTAGAATGGATAAAAAAAGTAATAAAATAA
- a CDS encoding AAA family ATPase, with product MSKRIPIGISDFKTLIENEYYYFDKTKFIENIIEESGKSLLFTRPRRFGKTLNMSTLRYFFDIANAEENRKLFKDLYIEKSASFKYQGQYPIIYISLKDLKLNSFKETLEELKNLIAELYEEHIYTLENLSSFNENIFNNILTRKPNMVELRNSLKFLSKILKDHHKKKVVLIIDEYDTPIVSGYEYGYYDEAISFFRSFLGSVLKDNEYLQIGVMTGILRVAKEGIFSGLNNLSVYTILDDKYSEFFGLNEIEVEKALIDYYIDYRINDVKKWYDGYLFGNTEIYNPWSIVNFIANKELESYWVNTSDNHLIKKILSEADNSIFEDLQKLFNYQVIEKSIDKSSSLTELNDKKDLWQLLLFSGYLTIEKKIENTMGVYSLKIVNREIHNFFKKMFIDNFLSDESTFLKMIESLFKKDFVSFEKYLQSILLSSLSYYDTAHEEKFYHNLMLGMILYLDKKYKVLSNREIGLGRYDIALEPKNINDTAYIFEFKVAKNSKDLERKAQEALEQIKDRKYFIGLKDQNFNVLHIGMAFCGKEVKVKCFE from the coding sequence ATGTCAAAGAGAATACCAATAGGAATAAGTGATTTTAAAACATTAATAGAAAATGAGTATTATTATTTTGATAAGACAAAATTTATTGAAAATATAATAGAAGAATCTGGAAAATCACTACTTTTTACAAGACCTAGAAGATTCGGTAAAACTCTTAATATGTCTACACTTAGATATTTTTTTGATATAGCTAATGCTGAAGAAAATAGAAAACTATTTAAAGATTTATATATAGAAAAATCAGCTAGCTTTAAATATCAAGGGCAATATCCAATAATATATATTTCTTTAAAAGATTTAAAATTAAACTCTTTTAAAGAAACTCTCGAGGAACTAAAAAACTTAATAGCTGAACTTTATGAGGAGCATATTTATACATTAGAAAATTTAAGTAGTTTTAATGAGAACATCTTCAATAACATACTAACAAGGAAGCCTAATATGGTTGAGCTTAGAAACTCTTTAAAGTTCCTCTCAAAAATTTTAAAAGATCATCATAAAAAGAAGGTAGTTTTAATAATAGATGAATATGATACTCCAATAGTATCAGGCTATGAATATGGCTATTATGATGAAGCTATATCCTTTTTTAGATCTTTTCTAGGTTCAGTATTGAAGGATAATGAGTATCTGCAAATTGGAGTTATGACAGGAATATTAAGGGTTGCAAAGGAAGGAATATTTTCAGGACTTAATAATCTTTCAGTTTATACTATCTTAGATGATAAGTACTCAGAATTTTTTGGACTAAATGAAATTGAAGTAGAGAAAGCCTTAATTGATTATTATATAGATTATAGAATTAATGATGTAAAAAAATGGTATGATGGATATTTATTTGGAAATACAGAAATTTATAATCCTTGGTCTATTGTAAATTTTATTGCAAATAAAGAATTAGAAAGTTACTGGGTAAATACATCAGATAATCATTTGATTAAAAAAATATTAAGTGAAGCTGATAACTCAATCTTTGAAGATTTACAAAAGTTATTTAATTATCAAGTGATAGAAAAAAGTATTGATAAAAGCTCTAGCTTAACAGAGTTAAATGATAAAAAAGATTTATGGCAACTACTTTTATTCAGTGGATATTTAACTATTGAGAAAAAGATAGAAAATACTATGGGAGTTTATTCTTTAAAAATTGTGAATAGAGAAATACATAACTTTTTCAAAAAGATGTTTATAGATAATTTTTTATCAGATGAAAGTACATTTTTAAAAATGATAGAAAGTCTATTTAAAAAAGATTTTGTTAGTTTTGAAAAATATTTGCAGTCAATTTTGTTATCTAGTTTAAGTTATTATGATACAGCACATGAAGAAAAATTTTATCATAATTTAATGCTGGGAATGATTTTATACCTGGATAAAAAATACAAAGTTTTATCAAACCGAGAAATAGGCTTAGGCAGATATGATATCGCATTGGAGCCAAAAAATATAAATGATACAGCTTATATTTTTGAATTTAAGGTTGCTAAAAATAGCAAAGATTTAGAAAGAAAAGCTCAAGAAGCATTAGAGCAAATAAAAGATAGAAAATATTTTATTGGCTTAAAAGACCAAAATTTTAATGTTTTACATATTGGGATGGCTTTTTGCGGGAAAGAAGTTAAGGTAAAGTGTTTTGAATAA